From the Pseudomonas sp. SORT22 genome, one window contains:
- the fabZ gene encoding 3-hydroxyacyl-ACP dehydratase FabZ, translating to MMDINEIREYLPHRYPFLLVDRVVELDVEAQRIRAYKNVSINEPFFNGHFPAHPIMPGVLIIEAMAQAAGILGFKMLDVKPADGTLYYFVGSDKLRFRQPVLPGDQLILEAKFISCKRQIWKFECQASVDGKPVCSAEIICAERKL from the coding sequence ATGATGGACATCAACGAGATTCGCGAATACCTGCCTCACCGTTACCCGTTCCTGCTGGTGGACCGGGTGGTGGAACTGGACGTCGAGGCCCAGCGCATTCGTGCCTACAAGAATGTCAGCATCAACGAACCTTTCTTCAATGGTCACTTCCCGGCGCACCCGATCATGCCGGGCGTGCTGATCATCGAAGCCATGGCCCAGGCGGCCGGTATCCTCGGCTTCAAGATGCTCGACGTCAAACCTGCGGACGGTACCCTGTACTACTTCGTCGGTTCCGACAAGCTGCGCTTCCGTCAGCCGGTGCTGCCGGGTGATCAGCTGATCCTCGAGGCCAAGTTCATCAGCTGCAAGCGCCAGATCTGGAAGTTCGAGTGCCAGGCGTCGGTTGACGGCAAGCCGGTATGCTCGGCCGAGATCATCTGCGCGGAACGCAAACTATGA
- a CDS encoding CTP synthase, producing MTRYIFVTGGVVSSLGKGIASASLAAILEARGLKVTMLKLDPYINVDPGTMSPFQHGEVFVTHDGAETDLDLGHYERFIRTTMTQNNNFTTGRIYEHVLRKERRGDYLGATIQVIPHITDEIKRRIIKGAGDADVALVEIGGTVGDIESQPFLEAIRQLRVEVGSKRAMLMHLTLVPYIATAGETKTKPTQHSVKELRSIGLQPDVLICRSDHPVDVSSRRKIALFTNVEERAVISLEDVDTIYKIPAVLHAQGLDDFVVERFGLQCNGADLSEWEKVVDAKLNPEHEVTIAMVGKYMELLDAYKSLIEAMSHAGIQNRTKVNLRYIDSEDIENQGTSLLEGADAILVPGGFGLRGVEGKITAVQYARENKVPYLGICLGMQVAVIEFARNVMGWKDANSTEFDRNSGHPVVGLITEWEDATGAVETRTEASDLGGTMRLGAQECQLASGSKVHDCYAKDVIVERHRHRYEVNNNLLPQLVEAGLKVSGRSGDGALVEVVESQDHPWFVACQFHPEFTSTPRDGHPLFSGFVKAALAQKNKA from the coding sequence ATGACGCGCTACATATTCGTCACGGGCGGTGTTGTTTCTTCATTGGGGAAAGGCATTGCCTCGGCTTCATTGGCGGCCATCCTGGAGGCGCGGGGGCTCAAGGTCACCATGCTCAAGCTGGACCCGTACATCAACGTCGACCCGGGCACCATGAGCCCGTTCCAGCACGGTGAAGTGTTCGTCACCCATGACGGCGCCGAGACCGACCTGGACCTGGGCCACTACGAGCGGTTCATCCGCACGACCATGACCCAGAACAACAACTTCACCACCGGCCGTATCTACGAGCACGTGCTGCGCAAAGAGCGCCGTGGTGATTACCTGGGCGCGACCATCCAGGTCATTCCGCACATCACCGACGAGATCAAGCGCCGCATCATCAAGGGTGCCGGCGACGCCGACGTGGCCCTGGTGGAAATCGGCGGTACCGTGGGTGACATCGAGTCGCAACCGTTCCTCGAGGCTATCCGTCAGCTGCGCGTCGAAGTGGGCTCCAAGCGCGCCATGCTGATGCACCTGACCCTGGTGCCGTACATCGCCACCGCTGGCGAGACCAAGACCAAGCCAACCCAGCACTCGGTCAAGGAGCTGCGCTCCATCGGCCTGCAGCCAGACGTGCTGATCTGCCGCTCCGACCATCCGGTGGATGTCTCCTCGCGCCGCAAGATCGCCCTGTTCACCAACGTCGAAGAGCGTGCGGTGATTTCCCTGGAAGACGTCGACACCATCTACAAGATCCCGGCCGTACTGCACGCCCAGGGCCTGGATGACTTCGTCGTCGAGCGTTTCGGCCTGCAATGCAACGGTGCCGACCTGTCCGAGTGGGAAAAGGTCGTCGACGCCAAGCTCAACCCTGAGCACGAAGTCACCATCGCCATGGTCGGCAAGTACATGGAACTGCTGGACGCCTACAAGTCGCTGATCGAAGCGATGAGCCATGCCGGCATCCAGAACCGCACCAAGGTCAACCTGCGCTACATCGACTCCGAAGACATCGAGAACCAGGGCACCAGCCTGCTCGAAGGCGCCGATGCGATCCTGGTTCCAGGCGGTTTCGGCCTGCGTGGCGTCGAAGGCAAGATCACTGCCGTGCAATATGCTCGCGAGAACAAGGTCCCGTACCTGGGTATCTGCCTGGGCATGCAGGTGGCGGTCATCGAATTCGCCCGTAACGTCATGGGCTGGAAAGACGCCAACTCCACCGAGTTCGATCGCAACAGCGGTCACCCGGTCGTCGGCCTGATCACCGAGTGGGAAGATGCCACCGGCGCAGTCGAAACCCGTACCGAAGCCTCGGACCTGGGCGGCACCATGCGTCTGGGCGCCCAGGAATGCCAGCTGGCAAGCGGCTCCAAGGTTCACGACTGCTATGCCAAGGACGTGATCGTCGAGCGTCATCGTCATCGCTACGAAGTGAACAACAACCTGCTGCCACAACTGGTCGAAGCCGGCCTGAAAGTCTCCGGTCGTTCCGGTGACGGCGCGCTGGTCGAAGTGGTCGAGTCCCAGGATCATCCATGGTTCGTCGCTTGCCAGTTCCACCCGGAGTTCACCTCGACCCCGCGTGACGGCCATCCGCTGTTCAGCGGCTTCGTCAAGGCGGCACTGGCTCAAAAGAACAAGGCCTGA
- a CDS encoding acetyl-CoA carboxylase carboxyltransferase subunit alpha, with protein MNPNFLDFEQPIADLQAKIEELRLVGNDNSLNIGDEIARLQDKSSTLTESIFGNLTSWQIARLARHPRRPYTLDYIEHIFTEFDELHGDRHFSDDAAIVGGIARLDDKPVMVIGHQKGREVREKVRRNFGMPRPEGYRKACRLMEMAERFKMPILTFIDTPGAYPGIDAEERNQSEAIAWNLRVMARLKTPIIATVIGEGGSGGALAIGVCDQLNMLQYSTYSVISPEGCASILWKTAEKASDAAEAMGITAERLKGLGIVDKVIAEPLGGAHRDPAKMSATVRGELIEQLDMLKKFDNDALLKRRYDRLMSYGL; from the coding sequence ATGAACCCGAATTTTCTGGATTTCGAACAGCCGATTGCTGACCTGCAAGCCAAGATCGAAGAGCTGCGCCTGGTTGGCAATGACAACTCGCTGAACATCGGCGATGAGATCGCCCGTCTGCAAGACAAGAGCAGCACCCTGACCGAAAGCATTTTCGGCAACCTGACCAGCTGGCAGATCGCCCGCCTGGCCCGTCACCCGCGCCGTCCGTACACCCTGGACTACATCGAGCACATCTTCACCGAGTTCGACGAGCTGCACGGTGACCGTCACTTCTCCGACGACGCCGCGATTGTCGGTGGTATCGCCCGCCTGGACGACAAGCCGGTGATGGTCATCGGTCATCAGAAAGGCCGCGAAGTGCGCGAAAAGGTTCGCCGCAACTTCGGCATGCCGCGTCCTGAAGGCTACCGCAAGGCTTGCCGCCTGATGGAAATGGCCGAGCGTTTCAAGATGCCGATCCTGACCTTCATCGACACCCCGGGCGCTTACCCTGGCATCGACGCCGAAGAGCGCAACCAGAGCGAAGCCATTGCCTGGAACCTGCGGGTCATGGCCCGCCTGAAAACCCCGATCATCGCCACCGTAATCGGTGAAGGTGGTTCCGGCGGTGCACTGGCCATCGGTGTCTGCGACCAGCTGAACATGCTGCAGTATTCGACCTACTCGGTGATCTCGCCGGAAGGTTGCGCCTCGATCCTGTGGAAGACCGCCGAAAAGGCCTCCGACGCAGCCGAAGCCATGGGCATCACCGCCGAGCGCCTGAAAGGCCTGGGCATCGTCGACAAGGTTATCGCCGAGCCCCTGGGCGGCGCGCACCGTGATCCGGCAAAAATGTCCGCCACCGTTCGCGGCGAGCTGATCGAGCAACTGGACATGCTCAAGAAGTTCGACAACGACGCGCTGCTCAAGCGCCGCTATGACCGTCTGATGAGCTACGGGCTCTGA
- the rnhB gene encoding ribonuclease HII: protein MQMGLDFNLVEDLVAGVDEVGRGPLCGAVVTAAVILDPQRPILGLNDSKKLTEAKREKLFDEICEKALSFCIARAEVEEIDQLNILHATMLAMQRAVEGLSVTPKLALIDGNRCPQLSVPAAPVVKGDSQVPAIAAASILAKVTRDREMAAFELIYPGYGIGGHKGYPTPVHLEALARLGPTPIHRRSFAPVRAAYEARDAISSGFAEV, encoded by the coding sequence ATGCAAATGGGATTGGACTTCAACCTGGTCGAGGACCTGGTCGCCGGTGTCGACGAAGTGGGCCGTGGCCCGCTGTGCGGCGCAGTGGTGACGGCGGCGGTGATTCTCGACCCGCAGCGGCCGATTCTGGGGCTCAACGACTCGAAGAAGCTCACCGAAGCCAAGCGTGAAAAGCTTTTTGACGAAATTTGTGAGAAGGCCCTGAGCTTCTGCATCGCCCGCGCCGAGGTCGAGGAAATCGACCAACTCAACATCCTTCACGCCACCATGCTGGCCATGCAACGTGCCGTCGAAGGCCTGAGCGTCACCCCGAAACTGGCGCTGATCGACGGTAACCGCTGCCCGCAGCTGTCGGTACCGGCGGCGCCGGTGGTCAAGGGCGATAGCCAGGTGCCGGCGATTGCCGCGGCATCGATCCTGGCCAAGGTCACCCGTGACCGCGAGATGGCGGCGTTCGAGCTGATCTACCCCGGCTACGGCATTGGCGGGCACAAGGGCTACCCGACGCCGGTGCACCTCGAAGCCCTGGCGCGCCTGGGGCCGACGCCGATTCACCGGCGCTCGTTCGCACCGGTACGCGCCGCCTACGAAGCCCGCGACGCCATCAGCAGCGGATTTGCCGAGGTCTGA
- the lpxB gene encoding lipid-A-disaccharide synthase: MAELCVALVAGEASGDILGAGLMRALKARHPQVRFIGVGGPLMQAEGLTSYFPMERLAVMGLVEVLGRLRELLKRRKELIQTLIAERPDVFIGIDAPDFTLNIELNLRKAGIKTVHYVSPSVWAWRQKRVLKIREGCDLMLTLFPFEAKFYEEKGVPVRFVGHPLADSIPLDADRAGAREQLGLADGPLVALMPGSRGGEVGRLGALFLDTAQRLRELVPGVRFISPCANAERRAQLEQMLQGRDLPVTLLDGRSHQALAACDAVLIASGTATLEALLFKRPMVVAYRLAPLTYWILKRLVKSPYVSLPNLLAQRMLVPELLQEAATAEALAQTLAPLVHGGVQQTEGFDQIHRTLRRDASNQAADAVLALLENR; encoded by the coding sequence ATGGCCGAGCTTTGTGTAGCGCTGGTGGCAGGTGAGGCCAGCGGCGATATTCTCGGCGCCGGGTTGATGCGCGCGCTCAAGGCGCGTCATCCGCAGGTACGCTTCATTGGCGTGGGTGGGCCGTTGATGCAGGCTGAAGGCCTGACTTCGTACTTCCCCATGGAACGCCTGGCGGTGATGGGCCTGGTCGAGGTGCTAGGGCGCCTGCGCGAGCTGCTCAAGCGCCGCAAGGAGCTGATCCAGACCCTGATCGCCGAGCGCCCGGATGTGTTCATCGGCATCGATGCCCCGGATTTTACCCTCAACATCGAACTGAACCTGCGCAAGGCCGGGATCAAGACCGTGCATTACGTCAGCCCGTCGGTCTGGGCCTGGCGGCAGAAGCGCGTGCTGAAGATTCGCGAAGGTTGCGACCTGATGCTCACGCTGTTTCCGTTCGAAGCCAAATTCTATGAAGAGAAGGGCGTGCCGGTGCGCTTCGTCGGCCACCCGTTGGCCGACAGCATTCCGCTGGACGCCGATCGGGCTGGTGCCCGTGAACAGCTGGGCCTGGCCGACGGGCCGCTGGTTGCCCTGATGCCCGGCAGCCGTGGCGGTGAAGTAGGGCGCCTGGGGGCGCTGTTCCTTGATACCGCCCAGCGTTTGCGCGAGCTGGTGCCGGGGGTACGTTTTATATCCCCGTGTGCCAATGCCGAGCGCCGTGCCCAGCTTGAGCAGATGCTCCAGGGCCGCGACTTGCCGGTGACCCTGCTCGACGGTCGCTCGCACCAGGCCCTGGCCGCCTGCGACGCGGTGCTGATCGCCTCTGGCACCGCCACCCTCGAAGCGCTGCTGTTCAAGCGGCCGATGGTGGTTGCCTACCGCTTGGCGCCGCTGACCTACTGGATTTTGAAACGCCTGGTAAAAAGCCCCTACGTGTCGCTGCCCAACCTGCTGGCCCAGCGCATGCTGGTGCCCGAGTTGCTGCAGGAAGCTGCCACTGCTGAGGCCCTGGCCCAGACCCTGGCGCCACTGGTGCACGGCGGTGTGCAGCAGACCGAAGGCTTTGACCAGATTCACCGTACCCTGCGCCGCGATGCCTCGAACCAGGCAGCTGACGCGGTGCTGGCCCTGCTGGAAAACCGATAG
- the lpxA gene encoding acyl-ACP--UDP-N-acetylglucosamine O-acyltransferase produces MSLIDPRAIIDPSAKLADGVEVGPWSIIGAGVEIGEGTVIGPHVILKGPTRIGRHNRIYQFSSVGEDTPDLKYKGEATRLVIGDHNVIREGVTIHRGTVQDRSETTLGDHNLIMAYAHIGHDSVIGNHCILVNNTALAGHVHVDDWAILSGFTLVHQFCHIGAHSFSGMGTAIGKDVPAYVTVFGNPAEARSMNFEGMRRRGFSEDAIHALRRAYKVVYRQGLTVEQAIAELAEPATQFPEVDVFLKSIQNSTRGITR; encoded by the coding sequence ATGAGTTTGATTGACCCTCGGGCAATCATCGATCCATCGGCGAAGCTCGCCGACGGTGTCGAGGTAGGCCCTTGGTCGATCATCGGTGCCGGGGTCGAGATCGGCGAGGGGACCGTGATCGGTCCGCACGTGATTCTCAAAGGGCCGACCCGCATCGGTCGGCACAACCGCATCTACCAGTTTTCTTCGGTAGGCGAAGATACCCCTGACCTCAAGTACAAGGGTGAAGCCACGCGCCTGGTGATCGGTGATCACAATGTGATCCGCGAAGGCGTGACCATCCACCGTGGCACCGTGCAAGACCGCTCGGAAACCACCCTGGGTGATCACAACCTGATCATGGCCTATGCCCACATCGGTCACGACAGCGTTATCGGCAACCACTGCATCCTGGTCAACAACACCGCGCTGGCTGGCCATGTGCACGTCGACGACTGGGCGATCCTTTCCGGGTTCACCCTGGTCCATCAGTTCTGCCACATCGGCGCCCATAGCTTTTCCGGCATGGGCACGGCGATTGGCAAGGACGTGCCGGCCTACGTCACGGTGTTCGGCAACCCGGCCGAAGCGCGCAGCATGAACTTCGAGGGCATGCGCCGTCGTGGTTTCAGCGAAGACGCCATTCACGCCCTGCGCCGCGCCTACAAGGTGGTCTACCGCCAGGGCCTGACCGTCGAGCAGGCGATTGCCGAGCTGGCCGAGCCGGCTACCCAGTTCCCTGAAGTCGACGTGTTCCTCAAGTCGATCCAGAACTCCACCCGCGGCATCACCCGCTGA
- the tilS gene encoding tRNA lysidine(34) synthetase TilS, with protein sequence MIDLHTKLSPWLTAPSWCIALSGGLDSSVLLHLLASLSRQQPIPPIRAIHIHHGLQAAADAWPAHCQRLCDALGVELQIIRVKVAPGASIEQGARDARYAAFTAALHPGEILLTGQHREDQAETLLFRLLRGAGLRGLGAMPGQRPLGQGMLLRPLLGVSRNDLQAYAKAQQLSWIEDPSNTDTQFSRNYLRHQVFPALLQRWPQAAQNLARSAEHLSEAQGLLDELAQDDLARAATPAAFDWLGLDSLDLEVLRELSPARQRNALQYWLAPRTRLPDSRHWAGWEALRDAASDGRPLWQLTDGQLHRAAGRIWWLAGDWLMPAGGRQVWADPHKALTLSHNGSVSLSGTLPQGPLHIAYRQGGETLAIAGRGQRDLKRLLNEAQLPSFARSRLPLLYCAGQLLAVANLPGLSQGDWQLHWHAPTSEQGLR encoded by the coding sequence ATGATTGATCTTCACACCAAGCTGTCCCCCTGGCTCACCGCCCCCTCCTGGTGCATCGCCCTCTCCGGCGGCCTGGATTCCAGTGTCCTCCTGCACCTGCTGGCAAGCCTGTCCCGCCAGCAGCCAATACCGCCCATCCGCGCGATTCACATCCACCACGGCCTGCAGGCTGCGGCAGACGCCTGGCCGGCGCATTGTCAGCGCCTGTGCGACGCCCTGGGCGTTGAACTGCAGATCATTCGGGTCAAGGTCGCCCCTGGCGCCAGCATTGAGCAGGGCGCCCGTGACGCGCGTTACGCCGCCTTTACCGCTGCCTTGCATCCCGGCGAAATCCTGTTGACCGGCCAGCACCGCGAAGACCAGGCCGAAACCTTGCTGTTTCGCCTGTTGCGCGGCGCCGGCCTGCGCGGCCTGGGCGCCATGCCCGGGCAGCGGCCGCTAGGGCAGGGCATGTTGCTGCGGCCGTTGCTGGGTGTTTCGCGTAACGACCTGCAGGCGTACGCCAAGGCTCAGCAGTTGAGCTGGATCGAAGACCCGTCCAACACCGATACGCAATTCTCGCGCAACTACCTGCGCCACCAGGTGTTCCCGGCACTGCTGCAGCGCTGGCCGCAGGCCGCGCAAAACCTCGCGCGCAGCGCCGAGCACTTGAGCGAAGCCCAGGGCCTGCTCGATGAACTGGCGCAGGACGACCTGGCCCGGGCCGCGACCCCGGCAGCGTTCGACTGGCTTGGCCTGGACTCGCTCGACCTCGAGGTGCTGCGCGAGCTATCCCCGGCACGCCAGCGCAACGCCCTGCAATATTGGCTGGCGCCGCGCACGCGCTTGCCCGACAGCCGCCACTGGGCAGGCTGGGAGGCCCTGCGCGATGCGGCATCCGACGGACGGCCACTGTGGCAACTGACCGACGGCCAATTGCACCGCGCCGCTGGCCGTATCTGGTGGCTGGCCGGTGACTGGTTGATGCCTGCAGGTGGCCGGCAGGTCTGGGCTGACCCGCACAAAGCACTGACCTTGAGCCACAACGGCAGTGTCAGCCTCAGCGGCACGTTGCCGCAGGGCCCCTTGCACATTGCCTACCGCCAGGGCGGCGAAACCCTGGCAATTGCCGGCCGCGGCCAGCGCGACTTGAAGCGCCTGCTCAACGAGGCGCAACTGCCGTCATTCGCCCGTTCGCGCCTGCCGTTGCTGTATTGCGCCGGGCAATTGCTGGCGGTCGCCAACCTGCCGGGGCTGAGCCAGGGCGACTGGCAATTGCATTGGCATGCGCCGACGAGCGAGCAAGGTTTGAGATGA
- the dnaE gene encoding DNA polymerase III subunit alpha — protein sequence MSASFVHLRLHTEYSLVDGLVRIKPLAKALAAMNMPAVAVTDQSNMCSLVKFYKNAMGAGIKPICGADLWLANSDPDAPLSRICLLAMDAKGYRNLTELISRGWVDGQRNGLVIIERQWIAEASEGVIALSAAKEGDIGMALLNGNPDEAEALLRDWMQMFPERFYVEVQRTNRAGDEEYLHAAVALADKLDAPLVATNDVRFIKQSDYDAHETRVCIGEGRALDDPRRSRNYSDQQYLKSPEEMAELFSDLPEAIANTVEIAKRCNIQVQLGKHFLPDFPTPNGMGIDDYLRHVSHEGLEERLAVLWPKETTPNYQEKRQVYLDRLKFELDIIIQMGFPGYFLIVMDFIKWAKNNGVPVGPGRGSGAGSLVAYVLKITDLDPLAYDLLFERFLNPERVSMPDFDVDFCMDGRDRVIEYVADAYGRNAVSQIITFGTMAAKAVVRDVARVQGKSYGLADRLSKMIPFEVGMTLEKAYEQEEILRDFLKSDEDAKEIWDMALKLEGVCRGTGKHAGGVVIAPTKLTDFSPIACDEEGGGLVTQFDKDDVEAAGLVKFDFLGLRTLTIIKWAMETINREQAKKGLDDLNIDFIPLDDKKTYDLLQKAETTAVFQLESRGMKELIKKLKPDCLEDLIALVALFRPGPLQSGMVDDFINRKHGRAELAYPHSDYQYEGLKPVLAPTYGIILYQEQVMQIAQVMAGYTLGGADMLRRAMGKKKPEEMAKQRGGFIEGCASNNIDPDLAGNIFDLVEKFAGYGFNKSHSAAYGLVSYQTAWLKTHYPAPFMAAVLSADMHNTDKVVTLIEEVRSMKLRLDAPDVNTSDFKFTVNDDGRIVYGLGAIKGVGEGPVEAIVEARAGGPFKDLFDFCERVDLKRINKRTLDALIRSGALDRLGPYFHDELKAYQANIDRNRAVLLAAMEEAIKAAEQTARTADSGHADLFGGLFVEEDADVYANHRKARELTLKERLRGEKDTLGLYLTGHPIDEYEGEIRRFARQRIIDLKPARDTQTVAGMIIALRVMKNKKGDKMGFVTLDDRSGRIEASLFADAFMANQALLQTDAMVVVEGEVSNDDFSGGLRLRVKRVMSMEDARTNLAESLRLKVHADALKGDRLNWLGELFKRHRGACPITMEYTGSDAKAMLQFGESWRIDPADGLIQALRDQFGRENVFLQYR from the coding sequence ATGTCGGCTTCTTTCGTTCATCTTCGCCTGCACACCGAATACTCGCTGGTCGATGGCCTGGTGCGGATCAAGCCGCTGGCCAAGGCATTGGCGGCGATGAACATGCCGGCGGTCGCGGTTACCGACCAGAGCAACATGTGCTCGCTGGTCAAGTTTTACAAGAACGCCATGGGCGCCGGGATCAAGCCGATCTGCGGCGCCGACCTGTGGCTGGCCAACAGCGACCCGGATGCGCCGCTGTCGCGCATCTGCCTGCTGGCCATGGATGCCAAGGGCTACCGCAACCTCACCGAGTTGATTTCCCGTGGCTGGGTCGATGGCCAGCGCAACGGCCTGGTGATCATTGAGCGCCAGTGGATCGCCGAAGCCAGCGAGGGCGTGATCGCCCTGTCCGCGGCCAAGGAAGGCGACATCGGCATGGCCTTGCTCAATGGCAACCCGGACGAAGCCGAAGCCTTGCTGCGCGACTGGATGCAGATGTTCCCGGAGCGCTTCTACGTCGAAGTGCAGCGCACCAACCGCGCCGGTGACGAAGAATACCTGCACGCCGCCGTGGCCCTGGCCGACAAGCTGGACGCGCCGCTGGTAGCCACCAACGATGTGCGCTTTATCAAGCAGTCCGACTACGACGCTCACGAAACCCGCGTGTGCATCGGTGAAGGCCGGGCGCTGGATGACCCGCGCCGTTCGCGCAATTACAGCGACCAGCAGTACCTGAAAAGCCCGGAAGAAATGGCCGAGCTGTTCAGCGACCTGCCCGAAGCGATTGCCAACACCGTCGAGATCGCCAAGCGCTGCAACATCCAGGTGCAGTTGGGTAAGCACTTTCTGCCGGACTTTCCGACGCCCAACGGCATGGGTATCGACGACTACCTGCGCCACGTTTCCCACGAGGGCCTGGAAGAGCGTCTGGCGGTGTTGTGGCCGAAAGAGACCACGCCGAATTACCAGGAAAAGCGCCAGGTCTATCTGGACCGGCTGAAGTTCGAGCTGGATATCATCATCCAGATGGGCTTCCCCGGTTACTTCCTGATCGTTATGGACTTCATCAAGTGGGCCAAGAACAACGGCGTGCCGGTTGGCCCGGGCCGGGGTTCGGGTGCCGGTTCGCTGGTTGCCTACGTACTGAAGATTACCGACCTCGACCCGCTGGCCTATGACCTGCTGTTCGAACGTTTCCTCAACCCGGAACGGGTATCGATGCCCGACTTCGACGTCGACTTCTGCATGGATGGCCGCGACCGGGTAATCGAATACGTGGCTGACGCCTACGGGCGCAATGCCGTGAGCCAGATCATCACCTTCGGCACCATGGCGGCCAAGGCGGTGGTGCGCGACGTGGCGCGGGTCCAGGGCAAGTCCTACGGCCTGGCTGACCGCCTGTCGAAGATGATCCCCTTCGAAGTCGGCATGACCCTGGAAAAAGCCTACGAGCAGGAAGAGATCCTGCGCGATTTCCTCAAGAGCGATGAAGACGCCAAGGAAATCTGGGACATGGCCCTCAAGCTCGAGGGCGTCTGCCGGGGTACCGGTAAACACGCCGGTGGCGTGGTTATCGCGCCGACCAAGCTTACCGATTTCTCGCCGATTGCCTGTGATGAAGAGGGCGGAGGCCTGGTCACCCAGTTCGACAAGGATGACGTCGAGGCCGCAGGCCTGGTGAAGTTCGACTTCCTCGGCCTGCGTACCCTGACGATCATCAAGTGGGCGATGGAAACCATCAACCGCGAACAGGCCAAGAAAGGCCTGGATGACCTGAACATCGACTTCATCCCGCTGGATGACAAGAAGACCTACGACCTGCTGCAAAAGGCCGAAACCACGGCGGTGTTCCAGCTTGAATCGCGGGGCATGAAGGAGCTGATCAAGAAGCTCAAGCCCGACTGCCTGGAAGACCTCATCGCACTGGTGGCGCTGTTCCGTCCCGGCCCGCTGCAATCGGGCATGGTTGACGACTTCATCAACCGCAAGCACGGTCGCGCGGAACTTGCCTACCCGCACTCCGATTACCAGTACGAAGGCCTGAAACCCGTTCTGGCACCGACCTACGGCATCATCCTGTACCAGGAACAGGTGATGCAGATTGCCCAGGTCATGGCCGGTTACACCCTTGGTGGTGCGGACATGCTGCGCCGGGCCATGGGTAAGAAAAAGCCCGAGGAAATGGCCAAGCAGCGCGGCGGTTTCATTGAAGGTTGCGCCAGCAACAACATTGATCCGGACCTCGCCGGCAACATCTTCGACCTGGTAGAGAAATTCGCCGGCTACGGCTTCAACAAATCCCACTCCGCCGCCTACGGCCTGGTCTCGTACCAGACTGCCTGGCTCAAGACCCACTACCCGGCGCCGTTCATGGCCGCGGTGCTGTCGGCGGATATGCACAACACCGACAAGGTCGTGACCTTGATCGAGGAAGTGCGCAGCATGAAGCTGCGCCTCGATGCGCCGGACGTGAACACCTCCGACTTCAAGTTCACGGTCAACGACGATGGCCGCATCGTCTATGGCCTGGGGGCGATCAAGGGCGTGGGCGAGGGGCCGGTCGAGGCCATCGTCGAAGCCCGCGCCGGCGGCCCGTTCAAGGACCTGTTCGACTTCTGCGAGCGGGTCGACCTCAAGCGCATCAACAAGCGCACCCTCGATGCCTTGATCCGCAGTGGCGCGCTGGACCGCCTGGGCCCGTACTTCCATGACGAACTCAAGGCCTACCAGGCCAACATCGACCGCAACCGTGCAGTGCTGCTGGCGGCGATGGAAGAGGCGATCAAGGCGGCCGAGCAAACCGCGCGCACCGCCGACAGTGGCCACGCCGACCTGTTCGGCGGGCTGTTTGTCGAAGAGGATGCCGACGTTTATGCCAACCACCGCAAGGCCCGCGAGCTGACCCTCAAGGAGCGCCTGCGTGGTGAAAAAGACACCCTGGGCCTGTACCTGACCGGTCACCCGATCGACGAGTACGAAGGCGAGATCCGCCGTTTTGCCCGCCAGCGCATCATTGACCTCAAGCCTGCGCGCGACACCCAGACCGTCGCCGGGATGATCATTGCCCTGCGCGTGATGAAGAACAAGAAGGGTGACAAGATGGGCTTTGTCACCCTCGACGACCGCTCCGGGCGCATCGAGGCCTCGCTGTTTGCCGATGCCTTCATGGCCAACCAGGCGCTGCTGCAGACCGATGCTATGGTGGTGGTTGAAGGCGAGGTCAGCAACGATGACTTCTCCGGCGGCCTGCGCCTGCGGGTCAAGCGCGTGATGAGCATGGAAGATGCCCGCACCAACCTGGCCGAAAGCCTGCGCCTTAAAGTGCACGCCGATGCCCTCAAGGGCGACCGGCTGAACTGGCTGGGCGAGCTGTTCAAGCGCCATCGCGGCGCCTGCCCGATCACCATGGAATACACCGGCAGCGATGCCAAGGCCATGCTGCAGTTCGGCGAAAGCTGGCGCATCGACCCGGCCGATGGCTTGATTCAGGCCCTGCGTGACCAGTTCGGACGTGAGAACGTCTTTTTGCAATATCGATGA